The Sphaerospermopsis torques-reginae ITEP-024 genome has a window encoding:
- a CDS encoding type II toxin-antitoxin system RelE family toxin, translating to MQYQIEFKPKAIKDLQKIPVNERERIINKIEAMQDDLQGDVKRLTNGQANSLSKYNQRNPD from the coding sequence GTGCAGTACCAAATAGAATTTAAACCCAAAGCGATTAAAGATTTACAGAAAATTCCTGTAAATGAAAGAGAACGCATTATCAATAAAATTGAAGCAATGCAAGATGATTTACAAGGAGATGTGAAACGCTTAACAAATGGACAAGCTAATTCATTATCAAAATATAATCAAAGAAATCCTGACTGA
- a CDS encoding XisI protein, which yields MDKLIHYQNIIKEILTEYERISAQVPDPDIDEVLIFDDQRSQYLWFNIGWKNRKRVKAISVYVRIKNNKIYIEEDWTEEGIATELLREGVPKEDIVLAFHDPETRKFTEFAVA from the coding sequence ATGGACAAGCTAATTCATTATCAAAATATAATCAAAGAAATCCTGACTGAATATGAAAGAATTTCAGCACAAGTACCTGATCCTGATATAGATGAGGTGTTAATTTTTGATGATCAAAGAAGTCAATATCTTTGGTTTAATATTGGTTGGAAGAATCGTAAAAGAGTAAAGGCAATTTCAGTTTATGTGAGAATTAAAAATAATAAAATTTACATTGAAGAAGATTGGACTGAGGAAGGTATTGCAACGGAGTTATTAAGGGAAGGTGTACCAAAAGAGGATATTGTTTTAGCTTTTCATGATCCTGAAACTCGGAAGTTTACAGAGTTTGCTGTTGCTTGA
- a CDS encoding DNA-methyltransferase produces MKYLNQIIPGDCIEKLAELPDKSIDLVILDPPYWKVIQEKWDYQWRTEKDYVQWCLQWLNQISRVIKLSGSLYLFGYLRNLFYLYDHLIQLGFDFRQQIIIDKGIKAIGGRATKGYKMFPNVTETLLFFTYNSHPFVKKLLKDRQKQLGLTALEINQKLGVKVNGGGMWSLYTGNNILAQIPTKEMWEKLQVILEFEYPYEDIAPVFNIEMGITDVWRDIDFYKEERYHPTQKPVNLIERIIKASSNEKMVILDPFMGSGSTALACLNLNRHYIGIEREEKYIQVAESRISEYKSSLLHRHRFYPENHNFVKDKEPSQLQLPF; encoded by the coding sequence ATGAAATATCTCAATCAAATAATTCCAGGTGACTGCATAGAAAAACTGGCAGAACTACCAGATAAAAGTATTGATTTAGTGATTCTTGATCCTCCCTATTGGAAAGTTATTCAAGAAAAATGGGACTATCAATGGCGTACTGAAAAAGATTATGTACAATGGTGTTTACAGTGGCTAAATCAAATTTCTAGAGTTATCAAATTATCTGGTAGCTTATATTTATTTGGCTATTTAAGAAATTTGTTTTATCTCTATGATCATTTAATTCAATTAGGTTTTGATTTTAGACAACAAATAATTATAGATAAAGGAATTAAAGCTATTGGTGGACGTGCAACAAAAGGCTATAAAATGTTTCCTAACGTTACCGAAACTCTGTTATTTTTTACCTATAATAGTCACCCTTTTGTGAAAAAACTCCTAAAGGATAGACAAAAACAATTAGGTTTAACCGCTTTAGAAATAAACCAAAAATTAGGAGTAAAAGTTAATGGTGGCGGAATGTGGTCACTGTATACTGGTAATAATATTCTAGCACAAATTCCTACTAAAGAAATGTGGGAAAAATTGCAAGTAATCCTAGAATTTGAATATCCTTATGAGGATATAGCACCTGTTTTTAATATTGAAATGGGTATTACTGATGTTTGGAGAGATATAGATTTTTATAAAGAAGAAAGATATCATCCCACTCAAAAACCTGTAAACTTAATTGAAAGAATTATTAAAGCTAGTAGTAATGAAAAAATGGTAATTTTAGATCCTTTTATGGGTTCTGGTTCAACTGCATTAGCTTGTTTAAATTTAAACCGTCATTATATTGGTATTGAACGAGAAGAAAAATATATTCAAGTTGCTGAAAGTAGAATTAGTGAATATAAATCTAGTCTTTTGCATAGACATAGATTTTATCCTGAAAATCACAATTTTGTTAAGGATAAAGAACCTTCTCAGTTGCAACTACCTTTTTAA
- a CDS encoding MamI family restriction endonuclease, producing the protein MKPDINFITIHNNEAQIKALLEELVLNPRINALKWSKITYQTPNLKIGYPGQHLASLITGVKGSKTAARGDDLEDGTEVKSCSRIDQMDKCKDCESPVARSEKVCSVCGSNNIQRKDDSKWLFTIKSENDLQVITQDVKRVLLILGDYPNFDNQDYDTLRFQCFEIWTQSIRNRKFKEILSNYYYKIYLPKKNSGKTPDPKNFWPYQYQFYLCNPILTFSCYVYNASIQPEIDIKHYIKPQEDRSNFGSELMPIEILNRKEKELLQEHLNVKNEKDLPQFINEDLREILPLRDTDKGFKVNTPHIRKSSKKR; encoded by the coding sequence ATGAAACCTGACATTAACTTTATAACAATTCATAACAATGAAGCTCAGATTAAAGCGTTACTAGAAGAATTGGTTTTAAATCCTAGAATTAATGCTTTAAAGTGGTCAAAAATTACGTATCAAACACCTAATTTAAAAATAGGGTATCCAGGTCAGCATTTAGCATCTTTAATTACAGGAGTTAAAGGAAGTAAAACGGCAGCTAGAGGTGATGATTTAGAAGATGGAACAGAAGTTAAATCTTGTTCCCGGATAGATCAAATGGATAAATGTAAAGATTGTGAATCTCCAGTTGCTCGCAGTGAAAAAGTTTGTTCTGTTTGTGGTTCAAATAATATTCAGAGAAAAGATGATTCAAAATGGTTATTTACAATAAAAAGTGAAAACGACTTACAAGTAATTACCCAAGATGTAAAAAGAGTCCTGCTTATTTTAGGCGATTACCCCAATTTTGACAACCAAGATTATGATACTTTACGGTTTCAATGTTTTGAAATTTGGACTCAAAGTATTCGTAATCGAAAATTTAAAGAAATTCTGAGTAATTACTATTATAAAATTTATTTACCCAAGAAAAATAGTGGAAAAACACCTGATCCTAAAAATTTCTGGCCTTATCAATATCAATTTTATCTATGTAATCCTATTTTAACTTTTTCTTGTTATGTTTATAATGCTTCAATTCAACCAGAAATTGACATTAAACATTACATAAAACCACAGGAAGATAGAAGTAATTTCGGTTCTGAATTAATGCCTATAGAAATATTGAATAGAAAAGAGAAAGAATTGCTTCAAGAGCATCTTAATGTGAAAAATGAAAAAGATTTACCTCAATTTATTAATGAAGATTTGAGAGAAATACTACCATTAAGAGATACAGATAAAGGATTTAAGGTAAATACTCCTCATATCAGAAAATCAAGCAAAAAAAGATGA